The genomic DNA CATCCCAGTGAAGACAATGTTTGCCCCACCCATGTAGAGGTTTGTGCAGAAGTTACAGCTTTGGCGGGGGGAGCCCATGTCCACTCAGAAAAATGTTCTAGCTCCCTCATCCCAAAATGAAAACTCATTTCTGGTTATTTTGTGGTTACCCTTTAAAAACACTTGAcctggtcaagctggtctcctggcccccacccccacgcctgtaatcccaacactttgggaggctgaggtgggcagatcacctgaggtcaggagttcgagaccagcctggcctacatagtgaaaccctgtctctactaaaaatacaaaaatttagctgggtttggtggtgtatgcctgtaatcccagctacttgggatgctgagacaggagaattacttgaacccaggaggtggaagttgcagtgagccgagacctcaTGCCACTGCTAGGATagatcctgggcaacagaggacatctcaaaacaacaacaacaaaacaaagaccaGGCCACCTTGAGGGAGCTGGTCTCCTGGCCCCTCCTTCCATCCCAGATCCACCCTGAGGCCACACGGAGGGAGGGGAATCACCTTTACAAATGCTGTGCTGAGTGTCCAGAAAGAAAGGACTCCGGTGAGGTCACACTTCCCAGCCTCGGGGATGGGGGCTTGTGGAGCAGGGGTCAGAGgtactggggtgtgtgtgtggggacgGGGTCAGGGATGCAACATCCagaaccacccccacccccagcgaTACTGGTGTTCACTCCCTTCTTTCCCAGGCTTGTTCCTCTGACAGGTCAGACCCATCACCTGGCCCCAGACAACCTCATCATGTCCCTAATTCACATCTTCAATCTCCCTTCCTGCTCATTCATCCCATAGACATTTACTAGAGCCCACTTGCTGTGGGTCTCCAAGTCTGGGGCTTCTGAGTCCCTTAAGCAAGCTCTGCTCCTTGTCCTATGGAGGGGCCCCATAGGCAGCTCCAGGAGTCCACACATAGGCATTTCAAAAcgggctttattattattttttcaaaacggGCTTTAAATACTTATCAGGGTGCCACACAAAGGAGCTGGGGTGAGAACGTGGTACATGTGAGTGTGAGGCTGGGGTGCcctgagagagaaaaaggggaCCCATCTGTCAGGGCAGCTGGcgtgccccacccccaccctgggaCTAGGGAGCAGAGTAGAAGCCCTCTCTGGAGGGTCCCAGGGCTAACTGGGAGCCAGCCCTCCCTTCGAGGTAGATCATCGGGGAGGGAACTGAGAAGCAGCTCCCACGGTGGCAGTGGCTTCCTCAGTGGTACTGCTGATAGCTGGGATAGCCTGGGGCTGGAGTGCCATCCTTAGGGGGCAGCTGGCTGGGGTCCTCCAGGAATGGGGGTGCTGGAGAGGGAAGAATCCGGTAAGGATGAGTGGAAGAGGCCAGGTGGCGCATTTCCCGCTCCCCTCACCACCATCTACCAGGTACTCACCATTTCGGAACTGCTGGGCGGTGTAGCGAGTGAGGAGGATGCCAACACCCTCAATGAGGGCCAACAGGATGCCCCCCATCATCGCTGAGCCCATCATAGCCAATGGACCACCTGGAGGAGTTAGGGGCAGAGAAACAGAGGTGAGGGCAGGCAGAACAGCAGAGAAGAGGCTGGggtcagggccagggccagggggcACTCACTGCGGGCAGCCAGCACAGCCCCGGTCAATGCTCCACTAGTGATAGAGTTCCAGGGATCCTCCTTGCCCCGAAGCCGCACCAGGCCACAGTCTATGGTGGAGAACAGGCCCCCCCACACTGCAAAGCTACCTGTAGTAGGACCAAGGCCTAATTAGTTCCTGAATTAGTTCCTGGGAAATCCCAAGAATTTACATTTCAGGGGGCTTCCAAGGCCTAAATGTTTTGGCCaagaacagggaaaaaaaaatccagacacaAAGGCAGATAGCAAATCCCCAGAGAGTATTTCCTATCTGTCCCCATCCTGTGGTAGCTCCCACTTCAAGTTGTCTATAATCACCATCAACATTCCCTTCACCTTTATGGGGAGCTGACAAATGTTTACAAGCAGATTTATCTTCATACAGCCTTTAACAGAGTAACTTTGAGCTTCATAATCACCACACAGAGTTGGAATTCTGATTTGGGTTTCAGTGAGAAGAAAATAAGTTGGAAAA from Saimiri boliviensis isolate mSaiBol1 chromosome X, mSaiBol1.pri, whole genome shotgun sequence includes the following:
- the TIMM17B gene encoding mitochondrial import inner membrane translocase subunit Tim17-B, translating into MEEYAREPCPWRIVDDCGGAFTMGVIGGGVFQAIKGFRNAPVGIRHRLRGSANSVRIRAPQIGGSFAVWGGLFSTIDCGLVRLRGKEDPWNSITSGALTGAVLAARSGPLAMMGSAMMGGILLALIEGVGILLTRYTAQQFRNAPPFLEDPSQLPPKDGTPAPGYPSYQQYH